One Cohnella candidum genomic region harbors:
- a CDS encoding amidase has product MAFNVEEATIRGMQAAMAAGEITSRQLTAMYLERIAEHDKSGIRLNTVLEINPDALYIAENLDIERAEGKVRGHLHGIPVLLKDNIDTADKMHTSAGSLALANSFAQRDAFLVRRLREEGAVILGKANMTEWANFMTTGMPSGYSSRGGQVLNPYGPGKHTPGGSSSGSASSVAANLCAVAVGTETSGSILHPACYNSIVGIKPTLGLISRTGIIPITYTQDTAGPFGRTVEDAAILLGALAGEDAEDAATRPSRGQAHPDYTKFLDRKGLKGARIGINRGYQGDFTKEEKELVDRAVEVLRQCGAEIVEDTNLHHVADHSSVLLNEFKSALNRYFAFLGPHAPVKSLRDVIDFNNRNQEKALKFGQTWMLRAEYETSGTMTEPEYIRDRLKDWRMSREEGIDKLMEKHKLDALFCPGVTDSPAVSGYPAVMVPAGYREDGLPFGVSFAGKPYSEPALLRFAYAFEQAYPVRVPPNLS; this is encoded by the coding sequence TTGGCATTTAACGTGGAAGAAGCGACGATACGGGGCATGCAGGCTGCGATGGCGGCGGGGGAAATCACTTCCCGGCAACTCACGGCGATGTATTTGGAGAGGATCGCGGAGCACGACAAATCCGGCATACGCCTCAATACCGTTTTGGAAATCAATCCGGACGCCTTGTACATAGCGGAAAATCTGGACATCGAGCGAGCGGAGGGCAAAGTGCGGGGCCATCTGCACGGGATTCCGGTGCTGCTGAAGGACAACATCGACACCGCCGACAAAATGCATACGAGCGCGGGTTCGCTCGCGCTGGCGAATTCGTTCGCGCAGCGGGACGCTTTCCTGGTGCGGCGTCTGCGGGAAGAGGGAGCCGTCATCCTGGGCAAAGCCAACATGACGGAATGGGCCAACTTCATGACGACGGGGATGCCCAGCGGCTACAGCTCGCGCGGCGGCCAAGTCTTGAATCCTTACGGCCCCGGAAAGCATACGCCGGGCGGCTCGAGCTCGGGCTCCGCATCCTCGGTCGCCGCGAATCTATGTGCCGTCGCGGTCGGCACGGAAACTTCGGGCTCCATCTTGCATCCCGCCTGCTACAACAGCATCGTCGGGATCAAACCGACGCTCGGCCTGATCAGCCGAACCGGCATCATCCCGATTACCTACACGCAGGATACGGCCGGGCCGTTCGGACGAACGGTCGAAGACGCGGCGATCCTGCTCGGGGCGCTCGCCGGCGAAGACGCCGAGGACGCCGCGACTCGGCCGTCGCGCGGACAAGCGCATCCCGACTACACGAAGTTTCTGGACCGTAAGGGATTGAAAGGCGCGCGAATCGGCATCAACCGCGGCTACCAAGGCGATTTCACGAAAGAAGAAAAGGAACTCGTCGATCGAGCCGTCGAGGTGCTGAGGCAGTGCGGGGCGGAAATCGTGGAAGATACCAACCTGCATCACGTGGCCGACCATTCCTCCGTTTTGCTGAACGAATTCAAGTCCGCGCTGAACCGGTATTTCGCGTTTTTGGGTCCCCATGCGCCGGTCAAATCGCTGCGCGACGTCATCGACTTCAATAACCGGAACCAGGAGAAAGCGCTGAAGTTCGGGCAAACCTGGATGCTGCGCGCTGAATACGAGACGTCCGGCACGATGACGGAACCGGAATATATCCGCGACAGGCTGAAGGATTGGCGGATGTCGAGGGAAGAGGGCATCGACAAGCTGATGGAGAAGCATAAGCTCGACGCCTTGTTCTGCCCGGGAGTCACCGACTCGCCTGCCGTGTCGGGGTATCCCGCGGTGATGGTCCCGGCCGGCTACCGCGAGGACGGCTTGCCGTTCGGCGTATCGTTCGCCGGCAAGCCGTATAGCGAACCCGCGCTGCTCCGTTTCGCCTACGCTTTCGAGCAGGCTTATCCGGTGCGGGTTCCTCCGAACTTGTCTTAG
- the cysI gene encoding assimilatory sulfite reductase (NADPH) hemoprotein subunit has translation MSENHLLSKNSAPHSDVEEIKKRSNYLRGSLLETMEDRITASIPEDDNRLMKHHGSYMQDDRDLRGERQKQKLEPAYQFMLRVRAAGGVVTPAQWLMMDSVAQKYANGTIRLTTRQSFQLHGVLKWDMKKTIREVNDAMLSTLAACGDVNRNVMCNPNPYQSDVHGEVYELAGKISSHLDPKSRAYYEIWLDEEKVADSRDFDREQEPIYGPVYLPRKFKIGIAVPPSNDVDVFSQDLGFIAIVENGRLAGFNVSVGGGMGMTHGDPKTYPQVGQVIGFITPDQIIDVAEKTVTIQRDYGDRSVRKHARFKYTIDDRGIDWFIGELTERLSWKLQPARPFHFDHNGDRYGWVKGSDGKWHLTLFIQNGRVKDEEGYQLMTGLREIAKVHGGDFRLTPNQNLIIAGVKSQQKKKIEELVQKYGLTDGAHLTALVRNSMACVALPTCGLAMAESERYMPELLNKITPILEENGLSETDIVIRMTGCPNGCARPALAEIAFIGKAPGRYNMYLGGGFAGDRLNKMYKENIGEAEILDSLRQLLAHYAKERNAGEHFGDFAIRAGYVKEVRSGQEFHA, from the coding sequence ATGTCGGAAAACCATTTGCTCTCCAAGAACAGCGCGCCGCACAGCGACGTCGAGGAGATCAAAAAACGCAGCAACTATTTGCGGGGCAGCTTGCTCGAGACCATGGAAGACCGGATCACCGCTTCGATTCCCGAAGACGATAACCGGCTCATGAAACACCACGGCAGTTACATGCAGGACGACCGGGACCTGAGAGGCGAACGCCAGAAGCAGAAGCTCGAGCCCGCCTACCAATTCATGCTCCGCGTCCGCGCGGCCGGCGGCGTCGTCACGCCCGCCCAATGGCTGATGATGGACAGCGTCGCGCAGAAGTACGCGAACGGCACGATCCGGCTGACGACGCGCCAATCGTTCCAGCTGCACGGCGTGCTGAAGTGGGACATGAAGAAAACGATCCGCGAAGTCAACGACGCCATGCTCAGCACGCTGGCCGCGTGCGGCGACGTCAACCGCAACGTCATGTGCAACCCGAACCCGTACCAGTCGGATGTGCACGGCGAAGTTTACGAGCTGGCAGGCAAGATCAGCAGCCATCTTGATCCCAAATCCCGCGCTTATTACGAAATTTGGCTGGACGAGGAGAAAGTGGCGGACAGCCGGGATTTCGACCGCGAGCAAGAGCCGATCTATGGGCCGGTTTACTTGCCTCGCAAGTTTAAAATCGGCATCGCCGTACCGCCTTCCAACGACGTCGACGTGTTTTCCCAGGACCTCGGTTTCATCGCGATCGTGGAAAACGGCCGCCTGGCCGGCTTTAACGTCAGCGTCGGCGGCGGCATGGGCATGACGCACGGCGATCCGAAGACGTACCCGCAGGTCGGCCAAGTGATCGGCTTCATTACGCCGGACCAGATCATCGACGTGGCGGAGAAAACGGTCACGATCCAACGCGACTACGGGGATCGTTCCGTGCGCAAGCACGCCCGTTTCAAGTATACGATCGACGACCGCGGCATCGATTGGTTCATCGGCGAACTGACCGAGCGTCTCAGCTGGAAGCTGCAGCCCGCTCGCCCGTTCCATTTCGATCATAATGGAGACCGCTATGGCTGGGTGAAGGGCAGCGACGGCAAATGGCATCTCACGCTGTTCATCCAGAACGGCCGCGTCAAGGACGAGGAAGGCTATCAACTGATGACGGGCCTCCGCGAAATCGCCAAGGTGCACGGCGGGGATTTCCGGCTGACGCCGAACCAGAACCTCATCATCGCGGGAGTCAAATCCCAGCAGAAGAAGAAAATCGAAGAACTGGTTCAGAAATACGGGCTGACGGACGGCGCGCATCTGACCGCCCTCGTCCGCAACTCGATGGCTTGCGTCGCGCTTCCGACTTGCGGACTGGCGATGGCGGAGTCGGAGCGCTATATGCCCGAGCTGCTGAACAAAATCACGCCGATCCTCGAAGAAAACGGTTTGAGCGAGACGGACATCGTCATCCGGATGACCGGCTGTCCGAACGGATGCGCGAGACCCGCGCTCGCGGAAATCGCGTTCATCGGCAAAGCGCCCGGACGGTATAACATGTATCTGGGCGGCGGTTTCGCCGGCGACCGATTGAACAAGATGTACAAGGAGAACATCGGAGAAGCGGAAATCCTGGATTCCCTGCGCCAACTCTTGGCCCACTATGCCAAAGAGCGGAATGCAGGCGAGCATTTCGGCGATTTCGCCATCCGGGCCGGTTACGTCAAGGAAGTCCGTTCCGGTCAAGAGTTCCACGCTTAA
- a CDS encoding aldo/keto reductase, with protein sequence MKKRLLGGKLEVSELGLGCMGMSDFYAGRDEEEAIRTIHRALELGVTFFDTADMYGVGRNEELVGRALTGRRNEAVIATKFGNVRSEDGKFLGVNGRPEYVRSACEASLRRLGVDHIDLYYQHRVDPNTPIEETVGAMAELVREGKVRYLGLSEAAPATIRRAHAVHPITALQTEYSLWSRDVEDEILPACRELGIGFVPYSPLGRGFLTGQIRTFEDLAEDDYRRFSPRFQGENFQKNLDLVARIEDIAKEKSCKPSQLALAWLLAQGEDIAPIPGTKRRALLEENAAAAEIRLSREDLARIDEAAPKGAAHGTRYPEASMKSVNL encoded by the coding sequence ATGAAAAAAAGATTGCTAGGCGGAAAGCTGGAAGTGTCGGAGCTTGGGCTCGGCTGCATGGGGATGTCCGACTTTTACGCGGGCAGGGACGAGGAAGAAGCGATCCGCACGATCCATCGGGCGCTCGAACTCGGCGTGACGTTCTTCGACACGGCTGACATGTATGGCGTGGGGCGCAATGAAGAGCTGGTCGGCCGGGCGCTTACAGGCCGCCGCAACGAAGCCGTCATCGCCACGAAGTTCGGCAACGTGAGAAGCGAGGACGGCAAATTCCTCGGCGTGAACGGCCGGCCGGAATATGTCCGATCCGCTTGCGAGGCGAGCTTGCGTAGACTGGGTGTGGATCACATCGATCTCTATTACCAGCATCGCGTGGATCCCAATACCCCCATCGAGGAGACGGTGGGCGCCATGGCGGAGCTGGTGCGCGAGGGCAAGGTCCGGTATCTGGGCCTGTCCGAAGCGGCACCGGCCACGATCCGGCGCGCGCATGCCGTCCATCCCATCACCGCGCTGCAAACCGAGTATTCGCTTTGGAGCCGCGACGTGGAGGACGAGATTTTGCCGGCCTGCCGCGAGCTGGGCATCGGATTCGTGCCGTACAGTCCGCTCGGCCGGGGTTTCCTGACGGGGCAAATCCGAACGTTCGAGGACTTGGCGGAGGACGATTACCGCCGCTTTTCGCCGCGTTTTCAGGGGGAGAACTTCCAGAAAAACCTCGATCTCGTCGCAAGGATCGAGGACATCGCGAAGGAAAAGAGCTGCAAACCTTCCCAGCTGGCGCTGGCCTGGCTGCTGGCGCAAGGCGAGGATATCGCGCCGATTCCGGGGACCAAACGCCGCGCTTTGCTGGAGGAGAATGCGGCCGCCGCGGAAATCCGGCTGTCCAGGGAAGATCTCGCGAGAATCGACGAAGCGGCTCCCAAGGGAGCGGCTCACGGTACCCGGTATCCGGAAGCGAGCATGAAATCCGTCAATCTGTAA